In Vespa velutina chromosome 1, iVesVel2.1, whole genome shotgun sequence, the following proteins share a genomic window:
- the LOC124957433 gene encoding cyclin-T isoform X2, producing MAADEKWYFTKEQLINTPSRRCGIDADKELSYRQQAANFIQDMGQRLVVTQLCINTAIVYMHRFYVFHSLSHFHRNSIAAAALFLAAKVEEQPRKLEHVIKMAHMCLHRDQPPPDIRSEQYLEQAQDLVFNENVLLQTLGFDVAIDHPHTHVVRCCQLVKASKDLAQTSYFMASNSLHLTTMCLQYKPTVVACFCIHLACKWSNWEIPQSNEGKHWFWYVDRTVTSELLQQLTAEFLHIFDKCPSRLKRKIMSISANQSPSINHPSLPNSPFDAEPRKVQSPASAADGGPTFHSNRPHHIEKQEEKKQLPPTNTRPPVDYREYREKKERERLEREKATTPVTSVQSHAVDINKHHSHHHKPVSGTNIPNKHSVPPGQKTTLHHNHHHRQEMKVNQPVPQRHSTGNQPREPNRDPSRQRIQREYNSSSSSTSSTVHSHGHTIHQTKDVNVDNTLSDITPHRSDVATLPDNLSNNNHNLQRLSTMDGKHQSHDKRVYDPRHKTVDHRKDGEQKAYNKYPDSSRDRQRKSDTLEQRCEEVRKLIEKPVPFPKPALDVQHAANIQKQSYHGKYSQPDKPQGSTSAFIGDMKPIAMSQNAFSQEKSPTNLASSLPQISQKSISSKPTINQHSAYGVPQTLKDSIKNGNSQSSCLTPLNNIDDPKAEKRPRHDELIEQQQNLLQTPTNKHKSLFSPEKVQTSRESHSQRPKSKQKTPPSAVKVPKERAPETLTGLNLVSPFASPPGLQQTDSISMKRSATDASTISHKRHRTTSSSENESQLKIKMEDTSSLEAMKMLGRVPELIQPIRDNPSSNGRSTSVASDLQPPELIKPFEPEPVISRFGSMVTNGLDTGVETQQQPVQMEYLSPMKSAQSISALLQEPLAPLPSLLQGMQQFSQITPQQAHQEHIVQQEQQQQPPQQQLPQQQQAQMQLQVQSQTLQHQHQHSHQHQQPITSHSLLLPDSQLAVQTQCMTLPSSMNETSVVSTVDISVLSAPVQNNTDGIVQTVPTTVQPIVPTVVEEKRTEHHKSEKKKKKEKHKHKDKEKSKEKHKHKHKDKDKDKERHREKDKEKNEETLPAAPIKITIPKEKLNLSSETAVTSGGTIVIPEKNKSPQGTGLKLKILKDRLKSAESIPSTQAQPVPQAPLKMKIRTDAIWRSTTGSVPVTTTTASTIGSVPDYSGDSRKRERIDVNESTSNVVPPTKKQQQQQQQQQQHHHHYHHHQQQQQQQQQQQQQQQQSQQISSMAAGGYGQHRPGERQNGRHYSSGSNNKERHTSSHHKSTSKVSQSQQSHAT from the exons atgGCGGCTGACGAAAAATGGTACTTTACAAAAGAACAGCTTATAAACACGCCGAGCAGAAGATGCGGCATCGACGCGGATAAAGAACTAAGTTACAGGCAGCAGGCAGCGAATTTCATCCAGGACATGGGACAGCGACTTGTGGT TACACAATTATGCATCAACACAGCAATAGTCTACATGCACAGGTTCTATGTGTTCCATTCGCTATCACATTTCCACCGAAATTCAATAGCTGCAGCAGCCCTTTTTTTAGCAGCAAAAGTAGAAGAACAACCACGAAAACTAGAACATGTTATCAAAATGGCACACATGTGTTTGCACAGAGATCAGCCGCCACCTGACATCAGGTCTGAg CAATACCTTGAACAAGCTCAAGACTTggtatttaatgaaaatgtcTTACTACAGACATTGGGGTTTGATGTTGCGATTGATCATCCTCACACACATGTTGTTAGATGTTGTCAACTGGTTAAAG cGAGCAAGGACTTAGCCCAGACGTCATACTTCATGGCATCTAACAG ctTGCACTTAACAACAATGTGTCTGCAATACAAACCCACAGTAGTCGCCTGTTTCTGTATCCATTTAGCATGTAAATGGTCCAATTGGGAG ATACCTCAGAGTAATGAAGGAAAACATTGGTTTTGGTACGTTGATAGAACTGTTACTTCAGAGCTGCTACAACAACTTACAGCAGAATTTCTACATATATTCGACAAATGTCCGTCgagattaaaaaggaaaattatgaGCATTTCTGCTAATCAAAGCCCAAGTATCAATCACCCAAGTTTGCCAAATTCGCCATTT GATGCTGAACCACGAAAAGTTCAATCTCCAGCATCGGCGGCGGATGGAGGGCCAACATTTCATTCTAATCGGCCGCATCATATAGAAAaacaggaagaaaagaaacaacttCCTCCGACAAACACAAGACCACCTGTTGACTATCGTgaatacagagagaaaaaagaacgtgaacgtttagagagagaaaaagcaacAACTCCAGTTACAAGTGTACAAAGTCATGCAGTTGACATTAATAAGCATCATTCACATCATCATAAACCTGTGTCCGGAACAAATATACCTAATAAGCATTCCGTGCCACCGGGGCAAAAAACTACATtacatcataatcatcatcacaGACAAGAGATGAAAGTTAATCAACCAGTACCACAAAGGCATTCTACAGGGAATCAGCCGCGAGAACCCAATCGTGATCCTAGTAGACAGAGGATACAAAGGGAATACAATTCTAGTAGTAGTTCAACTAGTAGTACAGTGCATTCTCATGGTCATACAATACATCAAACAAAGGATGTAAACGTAGACAACACATTATCAGATATTACACCACACAGATCTGACGTTGCTACATTACCAGACAATCTCAGTAATAACAACCACAATTTACAGAGGTTAAGCACAATGGATGGAAAACATCAATCTCACGACAAAAGAGTCTATGATCCAAGGCATAAAACTGTAGATCATAGGAAAGATGGAGAACAAAAagcttataataaatatcctgATTCGTCGAGAGATAGACAACGGAAATCTGATACTTTAGAACAGAGATGTGAAGAAGTACGTAAACTTATAGAAAAACCTGTACCGTTTCCAAAACCAGCGTTGGATGTACAACATGCTGCCAATATACAGAAACAGTCTTATCATGGTAAATATAGTCAACCAGATAAGCCACAAGGAAGCACCAGTGCGTTTATAGGTGATATGAAACCGATCGCTATGTCTCAAAACGCATTCTCTCAAGAAAAATCTCCGACGAACCTCGCATCTTCTCTACCACAAATCTCTCAAAAAAGCATATCTTCTAAGCCCACGATAAATCAGCATTCTGCTTATGGTGTTCCACAAACATTAAaagattcgattaaaaatggAAATTCTCAATCCTCGTGTTTAACGcctttaaataatatagacGATCCAAAAGCTGAAAAACGTCCGCGACACGATGAATTGAtagaacaacaacaaaatttattacaaacacCAACAAATAAACACAAATCATTGTTTAGTCCGGAAAAAGTGCAAACCAGTCGGGAGTCTCACTCTCAAAGGCCTAAATCGAAGCAAAAAACGCCACCTTCGGCTGTTAAAGTTCCTAAAGAACGTGCGCCAGAGACATTAACTGGTCTTAATTTGGTGTCACCATTCGCGAGTCCGCCAGGGTTACAACAAACTGATTCAATATCAATGAAACGTTCAGCTACTGATGCGTCAACGATATCTCATAAAAGACATCGGACTACAAGTTCTAGTGAAAATGAGTCCCAGTTAAAAATCAAGATGGAAGATACATCGAGTTTAGAGGCCATGAAGATGCTTGGTAGAGTACCAGAGCTTATCCAACCAATCAGAGATAATCCTTCGTCAAATGGTAGAAGTACTTCGGTGGCCAGCGATTTACAACCACCAGAATTAATTAAACCGTTTGAACCGGAACCTGTGATTTCTCGTTTCGGTAGTATGGTTACAAATGGGTTGGATACAGGCGTTGAGACTCAACAACAACCAGTGCAAATGGAATATTTGTCACCAATGAAATCGGCTCAAAGTATAAGTGCTCTATTGCAGGAACCTTTAGCTCCTTTGCCATCTTTACTGCAAGGAATGCAGCAATTTAGTCAAATAACACCACAACAAGCGCATCAAGAGCATATTGTTCAGCAagagcaacaacagcagccaCCACAGCAACAGTTGCCACAGCAACAACAAGCACAGATGCAATTACAAGTACAATCACAGACACTGCAGCATCAACATCAACATTCGCATCAACATCAACAGCCCATAACTTCTCATTCATTGTTACTTCCTGATAGCCAATTAGCAGTACAAACACAGTGTATGACACTGCCTTCATCAATGAATGAAACGTCTGTAGTTTCAACGGTTGATATTAGTGTTCTATCTGCCCCGGTACAAAATAATACAGATGGAATAGTTCAGACCGTACCAACAACGGTACAGCCAATAGTGCCGACAGTggtcgaagaaaagagaacggaGCATCATAagagcgaaaagaaaaaaaagaaagaaaaacataaacatAAAGATAAGgagaagagtaaagaaaaacataaacataaacaCAAGGATAAGGACAAGGACAAAGAAAGGCATCGTgaaaaagataaggagaaAAATGAGGAGACGTTACCGGCTGCACCGATCAAAATAACAATACCTAAAGAGAAGTTAAATCTTAGTAGTGAAACAGCTGTTACCAGTGGCGGTACTATCGTCATACcagagaaaaacaaatcacCTCAAGGTACGGGTTTGaagttgaaaattttaaaagatcgaTTGAAGAGTGCGGAAAGTATACCGAGTACGCAGGCTCAACCGGTGCCGCAGGCAccgttaaaaatgaaaatacgaaCGGACGCGATCTGGAGAAGTACAACGGGTAGCGTTCCGGTAACGACGACAACCGCGTCGACGATCGGTAGTGTGCCAGACTATTCAGGTGAtagtcgaaagagagaaagaatcgatGTCAACGAGAGTACGTCGAACGTGGTCCCACCGACGAAgaaacaacagcaacaacaacaacaacaacaacaacaccatcatcactatcaccaccatcagcagcaacagcagcagcaacaacagcaacaacaacaacaacaacaatcacAGCAGATCTCATCAATGGCCGCCGGTGGTTACGGTCAACATCGTCCTGGGGAAAGGCAGAACGGCAGACACTATAGTTCAGGCAGCAATAACAAG GAAAGGCACACGTCCAGTCATCACAAGAGTACCAGCAAAGTGTCACAAAGTCAACAATCCCATGCTACGTAG
- the LOC124957433 gene encoding cyclin-T isoform X3, which produces MCLQYKPTVVACFCIHLACKWSNWEIPQSNEGKHWFWYVDRTVTSELLQQLTAEFLHIFDKCPSRLKRKIMSISANQSPSINHPSLPNSPFDAEPRKVQSPASAADGGPTFHSNRPHHIEKQEEKKQLPPTNTRPPVDYREYREKKERERLEREKATTPVTSVQSHAVDINKHHSHHHKPVSGTNIPNKHSVPPGQKTTLHHNHHHRQEMKVNQPVPQRHSTGNQPREPNRDPSRQRIQREYNSSSSSTSSTVHSHGHTIHQTKDVNVDNTLSDITPHRSDVATLPDNLSNNNHNLQRLSTMDGKHQSHDKRVYDPRHKTVDHRKDGEQKAYNKYPDSSRDRQRKSDTLEQRCEEVRKLIEKPVPFPKPALDVQHAANIQKQSYHGKYSQPDKPQGSTSAFIGDMKPIAMSQNAFSQEKSPTNLASSLPQISQKSISSKPTINQHSAYGVPQTLKDSIKNGNSQSSCLTPLNNIDDPKAEKRPRHDELIEQQQNLLQTPTNKHKSLFSPEKVQTSRESHSQRPKSKQKTPPSAVKVPKERAPETLTGLNLVSPFASPPGLQQTDSISMKRSATDASTISHKRHRTTSSSENESQLKIKMEDTSSLEAMKMLGRVPELIQPIRDNPSSNGRSTSVASDLQPPELIKPFEPEPVISRFGSMVTNGLDTGVETQQQPVQMEYLSPMKSAQSISALLQEPLAPLPSLLQGMQQFSQITPQQAHQEHIVQQEQQQQPPQQQLPQQQQAQMQLQVQSQTLQHQHQHSHQHQQPITSHSLLLPDSQLAVQTQCMTLPSSMNETSVVSTVDISVLSAPVQNNTDGIVQTVPTTVQPIVPTVVEEKRTEHHKSEKKKKKEKHKHKDKEKSKEKHKHKHKDKDKDKERHREKDKEKNEETLPAAPIKITIPKEKLNLSSETAVTSGGTIVIPEKNKSPQGTGLKLKILKDRLKSAESIPSTQAQPVPQAPLKMKIRTDAIWRSTTGSVPVTTTTASTIGSVPDYSGDSRKRERIDVNESTSNVVPPTKKQQQQQQQQQQHHHHYHHHQQQQQQQQQQQQQQQQSQQISSMAAGGYGQHRPGERQNGRHYSSGSNNKVRGGGRGGRQYVKRGLPPSGSAGNFSIAGQRDGYYQQDTYSNINAHHPSNHPSSSNRTDTAYNRATHVAQADSYFANFTNFPPPSIYNPAAAAAAAAAAATGYMYDPAMSYYQQYQQQYSMYPAGNVIMTPDGAIDTSVPPPSLPPNVRRSPIMIVRPTHQSGVSAQQESDKPPPLPTGPPPSSSPPPPPPPE; this is translated from the exons ATGTGTCTGCAATACAAACCCACAGTAGTCGCCTGTTTCTGTATCCATTTAGCATGTAAATGGTCCAATTGGGAG ATACCTCAGAGTAATGAAGGAAAACATTGGTTTTGGTACGTTGATAGAACTGTTACTTCAGAGCTGCTACAACAACTTACAGCAGAATTTCTACATATATTCGACAAATGTCCGTCgagattaaaaaggaaaattatgaGCATTTCTGCTAATCAAAGCCCAAGTATCAATCACCCAAGTTTGCCAAATTCGCCATTT GATGCTGAACCACGAAAAGTTCAATCTCCAGCATCGGCGGCGGATGGAGGGCCAACATTTCATTCTAATCGGCCGCATCATATAGAAAaacaggaagaaaagaaacaacttCCTCCGACAAACACAAGACCACCTGTTGACTATCGTgaatacagagagaaaaaagaacgtgaacgtttagagagagaaaaagcaacAACTCCAGTTACAAGTGTACAAAGTCATGCAGTTGACATTAATAAGCATCATTCACATCATCATAAACCTGTGTCCGGAACAAATATACCTAATAAGCATTCCGTGCCACCGGGGCAAAAAACTACATtacatcataatcatcatcacaGACAAGAGATGAAAGTTAATCAACCAGTACCACAAAGGCATTCTACAGGGAATCAGCCGCGAGAACCCAATCGTGATCCTAGTAGACAGAGGATACAAAGGGAATACAATTCTAGTAGTAGTTCAACTAGTAGTACAGTGCATTCTCATGGTCATACAATACATCAAACAAAGGATGTAAACGTAGACAACACATTATCAGATATTACACCACACAGATCTGACGTTGCTACATTACCAGACAATCTCAGTAATAACAACCACAATTTACAGAGGTTAAGCACAATGGATGGAAAACATCAATCTCACGACAAAAGAGTCTATGATCCAAGGCATAAAACTGTAGATCATAGGAAAGATGGAGAACAAAAagcttataataaatatcctgATTCGTCGAGAGATAGACAACGGAAATCTGATACTTTAGAACAGAGATGTGAAGAAGTACGTAAACTTATAGAAAAACCTGTACCGTTTCCAAAACCAGCGTTGGATGTACAACATGCTGCCAATATACAGAAACAGTCTTATCATGGTAAATATAGTCAACCAGATAAGCCACAAGGAAGCACCAGTGCGTTTATAGGTGATATGAAACCGATCGCTATGTCTCAAAACGCATTCTCTCAAGAAAAATCTCCGACGAACCTCGCATCTTCTCTACCACAAATCTCTCAAAAAAGCATATCTTCTAAGCCCACGATAAATCAGCATTCTGCTTATGGTGTTCCACAAACATTAAaagattcgattaaaaatggAAATTCTCAATCCTCGTGTTTAACGcctttaaataatatagacGATCCAAAAGCTGAAAAACGTCCGCGACACGATGAATTGAtagaacaacaacaaaatttattacaaacacCAACAAATAAACACAAATCATTGTTTAGTCCGGAAAAAGTGCAAACCAGTCGGGAGTCTCACTCTCAAAGGCCTAAATCGAAGCAAAAAACGCCACCTTCGGCTGTTAAAGTTCCTAAAGAACGTGCGCCAGAGACATTAACTGGTCTTAATTTGGTGTCACCATTCGCGAGTCCGCCAGGGTTACAACAAACTGATTCAATATCAATGAAACGTTCAGCTACTGATGCGTCAACGATATCTCATAAAAGACATCGGACTACAAGTTCTAGTGAAAATGAGTCCCAGTTAAAAATCAAGATGGAAGATACATCGAGTTTAGAGGCCATGAAGATGCTTGGTAGAGTACCAGAGCTTATCCAACCAATCAGAGATAATCCTTCGTCAAATGGTAGAAGTACTTCGGTGGCCAGCGATTTACAACCACCAGAATTAATTAAACCGTTTGAACCGGAACCTGTGATTTCTCGTTTCGGTAGTATGGTTACAAATGGGTTGGATACAGGCGTTGAGACTCAACAACAACCAGTGCAAATGGAATATTTGTCACCAATGAAATCGGCTCAAAGTATAAGTGCTCTATTGCAGGAACCTTTAGCTCCTTTGCCATCTTTACTGCAAGGAATGCAGCAATTTAGTCAAATAACACCACAACAAGCGCATCAAGAGCATATTGTTCAGCAagagcaacaacagcagccaCCACAGCAACAGTTGCCACAGCAACAACAAGCACAGATGCAATTACAAGTACAATCACAGACACTGCAGCATCAACATCAACATTCGCATCAACATCAACAGCCCATAACTTCTCATTCATTGTTACTTCCTGATAGCCAATTAGCAGTACAAACACAGTGTATGACACTGCCTTCATCAATGAATGAAACGTCTGTAGTTTCAACGGTTGATATTAGTGTTCTATCTGCCCCGGTACAAAATAATACAGATGGAATAGTTCAGACCGTACCAACAACGGTACAGCCAATAGTGCCGACAGTggtcgaagaaaagagaacggaGCATCATAagagcgaaaagaaaaaaaagaaagaaaaacataaacatAAAGATAAGgagaagagtaaagaaaaacataaacataaacaCAAGGATAAGGACAAGGACAAAGAAAGGCATCGTgaaaaagataaggagaaAAATGAGGAGACGTTACCGGCTGCACCGATCAAAATAACAATACCTAAAGAGAAGTTAAATCTTAGTAGTGAAACAGCTGTTACCAGTGGCGGTACTATCGTCATACcagagaaaaacaaatcacCTCAAGGTACGGGTTTGaagttgaaaattttaaaagatcgaTTGAAGAGTGCGGAAAGTATACCGAGTACGCAGGCTCAACCGGTGCCGCAGGCAccgttaaaaatgaaaatacgaaCGGACGCGATCTGGAGAAGTACAACGGGTAGCGTTCCGGTAACGACGACAACCGCGTCGACGATCGGTAGTGTGCCAGACTATTCAGGTGAtagtcgaaagagagaaagaatcgatGTCAACGAGAGTACGTCGAACGTGGTCCCACCGACGAAgaaacaacagcaacaacaacaacaacaacaacaacaccatcatcactatcaccaccatcagcagcaacagcagcagcaacaacagcaacaacaacaacaacaacaatcacAGCAGATCTCATCAATGGCCGCCGGTGGTTACGGTCAACATCGTCCTGGGGAAAGGCAGAACGGCAGACACTATAGTTCAGGCAGCAATAACAAGGTACGTGGAGGTGGCAGAGGCGGCCGCCAGTATGTCAAGCGCGGGCTACCACCATCAGGATCGGCTGGCAATTTCAGTATAGCCGGTCAACGTGACGGCTACTATCAGCAGGATACCTATAGTAATATCAATGCCCACCATCCCTCTAATCATCCTTCGTCATCCAATAGAACTGATACGGCCTATAACAGGGCTACTCACGTCGCCCAGGCTGATTCATATTTTGCTAACTTCACCAATTTTCCACCGCCCTCGATATACAATcctgccgccgccgccgccgccgctgccGCCGCTGCTACCGGATACATGTATGACCCTGCTATGAGTTACTATCAACAATATCAGCAGCAATATTCCATGTATCCGGCGGGCAATGTCATAATGACACCGGATGGCGCCATCGATACGTCCGTTCCACCACCCTCATTACCTCCCAATGTACGTCGAAGTCCCATTATGATTGTACGACCGACTCATCAGTCGGGCGTGTCTGCTCAACAAGAATCTGACAAACCGCCTCCGTTGCCTACTGGACCACCCCCGAGTTCTTCtccacccccacccccacccccagAGTAG